In Bombus vancouverensis nearcticus chromosome 1, iyBomVanc1_principal, whole genome shotgun sequence, a single genomic region encodes these proteins:
- the LOC117153708 gene encoding LITAF domain-containing protein, with protein MYNNGSPPPYESPPYVPPGYSQTMGGVPPASPFTSAETYTTGPTIVTTIVPLGPGSTHTICSHCHAEIDTTTKTEPGMIAYISGVIIALMGCWLGCCLIPCCIDECMDIHHRCPNCKAYLGRYRR; from the exons ATGTATAATAATGGATCACCACCACCTTATGAATCACCTCCATATGTACCGCCTGGTTATTCACAAACAATGGGTGGTGTTCCACCTGCTAGCCCTTTCACATCTGCAGAAACTT acACAACTGGACCAACTATAGTAACAACAATTGTTCCACTGGGGCCAGGATCAACACATACAATTTGTTCACATTGCCATGCAGAAATAGATACTACAACAAAGACAGAACCTGGCATGATTGCCTATATATCTGGGGTTATAATTGCATTAATGGg ATGTTGGTTGGGATGCTGTTTAATTCCATGCTGTATTGATGAATGTATGGATATTCATCACAGGTGCCCTAACTGTAAAGCTTATCTGGGACGTTATAGGAGATAA
- the Jarid2 gene encoding jumonji, AT rich interactive domain 2 gives MVLSRNDKRKRKEGDLVDLMEPLSESPKRTKVHAQRKFAQGATTVFNPSHTPIKDKEKTKPAVITELITHKRPNTEDFLTFLCFRGTPILPPSLNFFNVGSKKEKPDTKPARIATDKTISSTSTSIENQKPDSSQKSITKVKPIITDKKKVSNTIQKNITTFKSTTSTVQALKKKYQEQRLAKQRIKNKFKTSCVMRTRSCTERTLLKSVNKLAPRKFLPRVETKRLGLRSSVLADKTKTGPSKVKPVSSKPKKKVIVKQKNSDTSNSDSTSEEEEEGPLEKSVPQMKRTIQKAVQKNICTRSKSEMRRITRSHSGTISPKNLCRRPTRKTKEAAAVYMEILGRKLVSPDLENDDNVSMDSFPELPNTRKTTQPENEIKTKVKQSVTKTTTKNKDNKITSIHNTSNKRLDKTKTNKIAFKSKRLIRVHKYCEIDSDEESVSSNATSNTRPVTRRSLGKLNKPVSRYLRSSTKNITTRMEIQNNISIKSKCQVQNNAKFNKEKFVTKRKREQSSTKSLPEKGNGLKQKELKDTEFEGTDSDEETLGMLLNKLKRKKDDNVQKEIVNKNNNQDIENKIEQSLNENFVKTDLSKISDDEESFRGFTKKAISKVLNSCQTHVNVNLLTTKKTSDKLETVKIENEQNSYVANKKVDKELSSNEPLLSINSPPVLNIPYNQHLQKSEKDKSELPDLISDEIEQEISTNTEKECHHKTEISSTNVIDMSLSTLHVRKEKVNMSTEQIEKWLNESSFAKEESKLEMENVSTFKYDVCEKKTDVSHLSISTKIQHLVRPVNVTLSKLAEKANVKDRMNTYNKYAPIITGELQSEIKQQNEFSNINININKQNTYLKDINKGRNIKPNKDSCPGEEGDSALKPDQNSTDNSNEKKISTEKKTIFQPRKPFLPKVKERKTVIPNANAFSPENESSVYAFESDTEIPVSTPFRRKVRESNKSNVIHNLSQMDVTKSENNTNKSENNSNKFDNAPNKSENNTNKFVNNANKSENNINKSASEVNKDVEEIIKDNCEMTIFKENSINNSAKNENEIVEIKNISNTTLNVNKFELPKNFATLANIQVLPLDKLTTTWSNVNCSTSIAVQVNLDDNAQTQKQIGESDTNQQKSTEISTQTENNNENDDETDGQLFYIPLQAVTRNGPNLVQGQQLIQGVAVKLGTEGPNGPNQKVLLRAKLVTKPPSSIARCPPVGTVQPTTRTPPNSTLITTDHSIPSTSSSTVSTVTTSNSELQPSTPNKNENMVQIANRQNIGTGLNIGTEKLPKSPKTPRERKTSIDSNKNGKRCQIKAKQKGSEIYSPINNVTFPSAKDENNEARLVEAPTFHPTEKDFQDPLEYIDKIRPIAEKFGICRVVPPPNFKPECKVSDDMRFTAYNQYVHRMLHRWGPNVKEMMAIKKYLATQSITLTHPPWIGGMEVDLPHLYQTVQSLGGLKEVIEKKKWQKVADGMKIPKSAQDRVTKLDDIYCKYLLPYDTLSPEERGKLFDEVESEWMKRESRVLQRQNAPISENEEDEDDDSSDEIEECIVKGRNMPLNAFYRIARNTQRMWFGENQRSGNETEGASADEVESAFWKHVAERKRHVCVHAASIDSSGRGFGFSVAKNSPFARHPWNLKVLTNNAGSVLRALGPIMGVTVPTLHVGMLFSACCWYRDPHGLPWIEYLHTGAKKIWYGIPDEHNNNFREALSKMVPRYCKNKTIWLPSDTAMVPPELLVSNGVSLCQTVQEPGQFIVVFPKAFTSSICTGYVVSESVYFAQPSWLETAEQVFKDIQDSCEPSIFSFERLLFNIINDSRSHIEVLKQILASVIKIREKEIDYRKQLESVGLINTERLPLPDSGKRKKGKKVKEDDGDFECETCRANLFVSLVSNSQDDSVYCLPHALQLFNRKKQILKHCTLMYTYNEEELNDLIHKLEERIEAKSKKTNQIKQTK, from the exons atggTGTTAAGTCgaaatgataaaagaaaaaggaaagaaggagaTTTGGTGGATCTTATGGAGCCACTCTCCGAATCTCCAAAgag GACCAAAGTACATGCACAAAGAAAATTTGCACAAGGTGCAACGACAGTTTTCAATCCTTCACATACTCCTATCAAGGATAAAGAAAAGACTAAACCAGCAGTTATAACAGAATTAATAACTCACAAACGACCAAATACAGAAGATTTCTTGACATTTTTGTGCTTTAGag GAACTCCAATTTTACCTCCAAGCTTAAATTTTTTCAATGTTGGAAGTAAAAAGGAAAAGCCAGATACTAAGCCAGCACGTATAGCGACAGATAAAACTATATCTTCAACTAGTACATCTATTGAAAATCAAAAACCAGATTCAAGTCAGAAAAGTATCACAAAAGTGAAACCTATTATTACTGACAAGAAGAAAGTCTCAAATAcaatacagaaaaatattacaacatttaaaAGTACTACATCTACAGTACAAGCACTCAAAAAGAAATATCAAGAACAGCGTCTTGCTAAACAAagaatcaaaaataaatttaaaacatCATGTGTTATGAGAACAAGATCTTGTACAGAACGAACGTTATTAAAATCTGTAAACAAATTAGCACCCAGAAAATTTTTACCAAGAGTTGAAACTAAGAGACTTGGTTTACGAAGTAGTGTGCTTGCAGATAAAACAAAAACAGGTCCTTCAAAAGTTAAACCTGTATCATCTAAACCAAAGAAGAAAGTTATAGTAAAACAAAAGAATAGTGATACATCAAATTCTGATTCTACatctgaagaagaagaagaaggtccCTTGGAAAAATCAGTTCCACAGATGAAACGTACAATTCAAAAGGCTGTGCAAAAAAACATATGTACAAGAAGTAAATCTGAAATGAGAAGAATTACACGTTCTCATAGTGGCACAATTTCCCCAAAAAATCTTTGTAGGAGACCAACAAGGAAAACTAAAGAAGCAGCTGCTGTATATATGGAAATTCTTGGACGGAAACTCGTAAGTCCTGATTTAGAAAATGATGATAATGTTTCTATGGACAGTTTTCCAGAATTACCAAATACACGTAAAACTACTCAACCAGAAAATGAAATCAAAACTAAAGTAAAACAATCTGTTACAAAAACAACtactaaaaataaagataataagaTTACTTCTATTCATAATACATCAAATAAACGATTGGATAAGACCAAAACTAAtaaaattgcttttaaaagtaAAAGATTAATAAGAGTTCACAAGTATTGTGAAATTGATAGTGATGAAGAATCTGTAAGTTCTAATGCCACTAGTAATACAAGACCTGTTACAAGAAGAAGTttaggaaaattaaataaacctGTAAGTCGATATCTTAGATCTTCTACTAAAAATATAACTACAAGAATGGAGATTCAAAATAATATAAGTATTAAATCAAAATGTCAAGTTCAAAATAatgcaaaatttaataaagaaaaatttgtaaCTAAACGTAAACGAGAACAAAGCTCTACTAAATCATTACCTGAAAAAGGTAATGGACTAAagcaaaaagaattaaaagatactGAATTTGAAGGTACAGATTCTGATGAAGAGACATTAGGAATGTTgctcaataaattaaaaagaaagaaagatgatAATGTACAAAAAgaaattgttaataaaaataacaatcaAGATATTGAGAATAAAATTGAGCAgtctttaaatgaaaattttgtaaaaaccgACCTTTCAAAAATATCAGATGACGAAGAATCTTTTCGGGGATTTACAAAGAAAGCAATATCCAAAGTATTAAATTCTTGTCAAACACATGTTAATGTTAATCTTCTGACCACGAAAAAGACCAGTGATAAATTAGAAACAgttaaaatagaaaatgaacAAAATTCATATGTAGCTAATAAAAAGGTAGATAAGGAATTGTCGAGTAATGAACCTTTACTAAGCATAAATTCTCCACCAGTATtaaatataccatataatcagCATCTTCAAAAATCTGAAAAAGATAAATCAGAGTTACCTGATTTAATATCTGATGAAATAGAACAAGAAATATCAACAAATACTGAAAAAGAATGTCATCATAAAACAGAGATTTCATCCACAAATGTTATAGATATGTCTTTATCAACATTGCATGTAAGGAAGGAGAAAGTAAATATGTCGACTGAACAAATTGAAAAATGGTTAAATGAAAGTTCATTTGCTAAAGAGGAAAGTAAgttagaaatggaaaatgtgtCTACTTTTAAATATGATGTTTGTGAAAAGAAGACTGATGTATCACATTTATCAATTTCAACAAAAATTCAACATTTGGTAAGACCAGTTAATGTTACACTTTCTAAATTAGCAGAAAAGGCTAATGTAAAAGATCGCatgaatacatataataaatatgctCCCATTATAACAGGAGAATTACAATCTGAAATAAAACAGCAGAATGagttttctaatattaatattaatattaacaaaCAGAATACATACttgaaagatattaataaaGGGCGGAACATAAAGCCAAATAAAGACTCATGTCCTGGAGAAGAAGGTGATAGTGCACTAAAACCTGATCAAAATTCTACAGATAATTCTAATGAAAAAAAGATATCAACAGAGAAGAAAACCATATTTCAACCAAGAAAACCCTTTTTACCAAAAGTTAAAGAACGTAAAACAGTAATTCCTAATGCAAATGCATTTTCTCCAGAAAATGAAAGCAGTGTTTATGCATTTGAAAGTGACACAGAAATCCCTGTTAGTACTCCTTTTAGACGTAAAGTTCGAGAATCTAATAAATCAAACGTGATTCATAATCTATCCCAGATGGATGTAACTAAATctgaaaataatacaaataaatctgaaaataattcaaataaatttgataacgctccaaataaatctgaaaataatacaaataaatttgtcaataatgcaaataaatccgaaaataacataaataaatcTGCGAGTGaagtaaataaagatgtagaagaaataataaaagataattgTGAAATgacaatatttaaagaaaattccATCAATAATTCtgcaaaaaatgaaaatgaaatagtagaaataaaaaatatatcgaatacAACATTAAATGTAAACAAATTTGAATTACCAAAAAATTTTGCAACTTTGGCTAATATACAAGTTTTACCATTAGATAAATTAACAACAACTTGGAGTAATGTAAATTGTAGTACTTCAATAGCTGTACAAGTAAATCTTGATGATAATGCACAAACGCAAAAGCAGATTGGAGAAAGTGATACAAATCAACAAAAAAGTACAGAGATATCTACTCAGACTGAAAACAACAATGAAAATGATGATGAAACTGATGGTCAACTGTTTTACATACCTTTACAAGCTGTCACAAGAAATGGACCAAATTTAGTTCAAGGACAGCAATTAATTCAAGGTGTAGCTGTAAAACTCGGTACTGAAGGACCAAATGGTCCTAATCAAAAAGTTCTTTTAAGAGCAAAATTGGTTACTAAACCTCCATCATCAATTGCACGTTGTCCTCCTGTAGGAACAGTACAGCCTACAACTCGTACTCCACCTAATTCTACTTTAATAACAACTGATCATTCAATACCATCTACTTCTTCAAGTACAGTATCAACTGTTACTACATCTAATTCCGAACTTCAACCATCTACtccaaataaaaatgaaaacatGGTACAAATTGCAAATAGGCAAAATATTGGAACTGGATTAAATATAGGAACTGAAAAATTGCCAAAATCACCAAAAACTCCTAGAGAAAGAAAAACCTCAATTGATTCAAATAAGAATGGGAAAAG ATGTCAGATCAAAGCAAAACAGAAGGGTTCTGAAATTTATTCTCCCATCAATAATGTGACATTTCCAAGTgcaaaagatgaaaataatgaaGCACGATTAGTTGAAGCTCCAACATTTCATCCTACTGAAAAAGATTTCCAAGATCCTTTAGAATACATAGATAAAATAAGGCCAATTGCAGAGAAATTTGGAATATGCAGAGTTGTACCACCACCTAATTTTAAA CCGGAATGCAAAGTATCAGATGATATGAGGTTTACTGCTTACAATCAATATGTACATCGTATGTTACATAGATGGGGTCCCAATGTGAAAGAAATGATGgctataaagaaatatttagcTACACAAAGCATAACATTAACTCATCCACCTTGG ATTGGTGGTATGGAAGTTGATTTGCCTCATTTATATCAAACAGTTCAAAGTTTAGGCGGATTAAAGGAAGTGATTGAAAAGAAAAAGTGGCAGAAAGTAGCTGATGGGATGAAAATACCAAAATCTGCTCAAGATCGTGTAACCAAATTGGATGACATTTACTGCAAATACTTATTACCATATGATACATTATCTCCAG AGGAACGAGGTAAATTATTTGATGAAGTCGAATCTGAGTGGATGAAAAGAGAAAGTAGAGTTTTACAAAGGCAAAATGCACCAATAAGTGAAAATGAAGAAGATGAAGATGATGATAGTTCTGACGAAATTGAGGAATGCATCGTTAAA GGTAGAAACATGCCGTTAAACGCTTTTTATCGTATTGCACGAAACACACAACGTATGTGGTTTGGTGAAAATCAACGATCTGGAAACGAAACAGAAGGCGCTTCTGCTGATGAGGTTGAAAGTGCATTTTGGAAACATGTTGCAGAAAGGAAAAGACATGTTTGTGTACACGCTGCAAGCATTGATTCAAGTGGACGCGGTTTTGGATTTTCGGTTGCTAAAAATAGTCCGTTCGCAAGACATCCATGGAATCTTAAAGTACTTACTAATAACGCTGGCTCAGTACTGAGAGCTTTAGGTCCTATAATGG GTGTGACTGTACCAACACTTCATGTGGGTATGTTATTTAGTGCATGTTGTTGGTACCGTGATCCTCATGGTCTTCCTTGGATAGAATATTTGCATACTGGTGCTAAAAAAATTTGGTACGGTATACCCGACGAACACAACAATAACTTTAGAGAGGCTCTTTCAAAAATGGTTCCACgatattgtaaaaataaaacTATATGGCTGCCATCAGATACAGCAATGGTTCCTCCAGAATTATTGGTTAGTAACGGAGTATCACTATGCCAGACTGTTCAGGAACCAGGGCAATTTATAGTTGTATTTCCTAAAGCATTTACATCAAGTATATGCACTGGTTATGTAGTATCTGAAAGTGTTTACTTTGCACAACCATCCTGGTTAGAAACTGCTGAACAAGTATTTAAA gaTATACAAGATAGTTGTGAACCATCAATCTTTTCATTTGAaagattattatttaatattattaatgactCTAGATCTCATATAGAAGTATTAAAACAG ATTCTAGCAAGTGTAATTAAAATTcgtgaaaaagaaatagattatCGTAAACAATTAGAATCAGTAGGTCTCATAAACACAGAAAGATTACCTTTACCAGATAgtggaaaacgaaagaaaggaaaaaaagtaaaagaagatGATGGCGACTTTGAATGTGAAACTTGTAGAGCTAATTTGTTTGTTTCATTAGTGAGTAATTCACAAGATGACAGTGTTTACTGTTTACCACATGCATTGCAATTATTTAATAgaaagaaacaaattttaaaacattGTACTCTAATGTACACATACAACGAG GAGGAATTAAATGATTTGATCCATAAACTAGAAGAAAGAATTGAAGCCAAATCTAAAAAGACTAATCAAATCAAACAAACAAAGTAA